The region GTTAAGTGAGAGGTGCAGGTGGAGAAAGCTTTGAACCTTCCCTCAGCAGAGCAGATCTTTAAGACTGAGAGAATGACGTAACAGTAAGAGACAAGAATCCCTGAAATGGTACTCAGTTCAATGAAGCCAAAAACAGTGAATAATGCCAGCTCATTGACCTGAATATCAGaacaagaaaggaggaaaagtggaggtaaatcacagaagaaatgattaaTTTCATTTGACCCACAGAAACATAAGTGGAAAGTTAACGTGGTGTGTATCAAGGCATCCACCATGCTCATGAGGTAAACCCCAGCCATGAGCGCAGAGCACACCCTGCTGGACATGTTGACTGTATAGAGCAAGGGGTTGCTAATGGCCTTGTACCGATCAAAGGCCATCACTGCCAGCAGGAGACACTCAGAATctgcaaagaaacagaagatgaagAATTGCAGAGCACAGCCGTAGAAGGAAATTGACTTGTCCTTGGCTAAGAGGTCCACCAGCATCTTGGGCCCAACTGCTGTGGAATAGCAGAGGTCACAGAAGGCgaggtggctgaggaaaaagtacattggTGTTTGAAGCTGGGAGTCCCTTCTAATTAAAATGATCATTCCAAGATTTGCCACAAGAATAATGAGATAAACAACCAGAAACATGGTGAATATGGTCGCTTTGATCTCAGGCTTATTAGTAACTCCCAAGAAGTGGAATTCTGTCAAGGAGGAGCAATTCTCTCCAGCCATTCTGTTTTGTTCTTGTTCTAAATGGCTACAAAAGTGATCAAGACAACAACAGATCAGGGTTCAACTCTGCTAGACACCCGCAAAGTATTATCTTTAAGGCAGAACACTTTCTGTAAATTGTCTCCTTTATCCACAGAAACGAGCCCAGATAAATGTCAGTATTAAAGAGGCACCGTtatgttactgaaaaaaaaaaaaacactaaagtgTTTGAAACACAAAGCTCAGGGACTTTAATCCTAAATCGATGTCATCCTTAACGTCTGTCATTTGTGCTGTCTTCTCCTGTCTGTCTCACCTTAGACGGCAGGTTTGAATAAACCTGAAGCTCATCCAGATTCAAAACGGCATTAAACTAATAACGATAATCTGGGGCGGGGAGACAGAGCCGGAGGACGCGGGCCTGGGTTCCCGGTGGGTAAAGGGAAATCCTCTGCTGGCCACAAAAAACCGCCAT is a window of Elephas maximus indicus isolate mEleMax1 chromosome 20, mEleMax1 primary haplotype, whole genome shotgun sequence DNA encoding:
- the LOC126064085 gene encoding olfactory receptor 5W2-like; this translates as MAGENCSSLTEFHFLGVTNKPEIKATIFTMFLVVYLIILVANLGMIILIRRDSQLQTPMYFFLSHLAFCDLCYSTAVGPKMLVDLLAKDKSISFYGCALQFFIFCFFADSECLLLAVMAFDRYKAISNPLLYTVNMSSRVCSALMAGVYLMSMVDALIHTTLTFHLCFCGSNEINHFFCDLPPLFLLSCSDIQVNELALFTVFGFIELSTISGILVSYCYVILSVLKICSAEGRFKAFSTCTSHLTVVAIFQGTGLFMYFRSSSAYSLDQDKMTSLFYTLVIPMLNPLIYSLRNKDVKEALKKLKNKSWFY